The genomic DNA TCTCAAGGTGGAATGCCTCGGAGGAATCTTTTCCCCTGCTTGAAACACTTGTTATGGAAGAGTGTGACGACCTAGAGGAGATCCCCCTTAGCTTTGCAGATATTCCAACACTGAAACAAATTAAGTTGATTAGGTGTGAGAACAAATCTCTGGAGGATTCAGCTGTGAGGATTAAGAAAGATGTTGAAGAGAATGAAGGAAACGACCGTATTGACCTCATTATCAAAGTAAGTAGCAACAAACTCCTATGTTCTGTTTTTGAGTATCTATATGCATCTAATGTGCAAACAATATGTTTAATACAGGATAGGTGAGGAAATCCAAAGCAGCTGTGAGTAAAGCATGTACTTGTCACGACAACATGGTAGTCTTTCAGTTTATTTTCTTGttcctttatgttttttttccgGATAAGATGCTTGCTTTCTCTTAATTGCTCCATGTCGATCTCAAAGTAATGAGGATGTGTTTGAATTTGACAATTGCTCAGAAAACTGCAGCAAAAGCACAAACAGCATGGACCGAGTTCACTCTTAGCAAATTGTTGTAACCATGCTCATGCTGGAGTCTATTAGCCGGAACACCCATCCTTGTGACACTACTACTGATTGCTAAGGTTTTTCTTATTGTTCGACATAGACGACTCATTCCTACTGGGAAGGGAAGGATTATGCCTTGATTCTCTTTTTCCAGTATGTTTCAGATGCTATTCCACTGTGATGCCCTATATAAATATCATCACTTGCTTTTGTAAATTGGTCGTTGTTTTCaccttttattttctataactAGTTTCAGGACACGTGCATTGCACATATATCCCATGTGAATTTTTATATGATCCCTTCATCTTTTGTATCTTGATGGCTGTAGCTTGAAATCTCCAACAGTATAGCGTATGTGCTCGTCAGTCACCTCAGAGATGAAACCACCATCAGCTAACTCCTCAAACTTCACCTTCCTAAGTGACTTTTTTTGTTATTAACGTGCACAAAACTCTGTTATCCAACAATATAATTGGAAACTTTCGAAAGCATTGTCATATATACCAACACGTCCATCAATCACGAGTGGTGATCATGATTCGGTGGCCTTTTCTGTCTCTGGGGAAAACATTCATGACGGAATCCACAACGTCTGTCGTCCAAACATCATCCAACATGATAAGACATTGGCCTCCTTTGTCAATGAATTCACATATTCTGTAGTGAGTTTGTTGAACACTTTCAGAATACTAAGAAAGACCCCGAATATCAGGAAATACTCAAAGGAAACCTGAGGGTCTTTAAAGATTTTTATTGCCCATGTCGACTTTCAAAGTCCAGGCAAGTGCACCACAGGGATAAGTACAAGCAAGGAGGGCTAAACGTCATCTCTAGGGAGGTAAATCATTGGTTCCTTCAGCAAGTCATTTGATCACTATTTTTGTTGAGGATAAGAATTATATATTACCCATCTATTTGACCTTACGTCTTCTATTAAACATTTTCCCATTTCATTTCAATAAACTTATTTCTAGTTTCACCTAATAGTGATCTcataaatatatctttattgGAATCCAAATctgaaatatttgattaacGAAATAGGAGTGCCTAAAAATCCTTGAGTACGTGAAATTACATagtaaaatcactcaacttaggAGTTATTTGATGTGAGGTGAACAATATAATAAGTTGTTCGGAAATCATCCCATTTGattccattattttttttaaaaaaggcatATATGTGACAATTTTCGCTTTGTGCAGATAAGATAACTTgggaataatgaaaaaaaatgagtacACAAGACACTAGTACAGTAAACATGGGGTCAACAAGTCtatgcattatttttcttctttaaccTTCTATGCAACACATGCAAAACTAATTTTAAGTATAGAAATTATTTACTCGATATAGATATTCGAGAAAACTAAAGATCCAAAGGTAAAAGTGAAGACGTACTACAAATCCTTAAAGTTCAGTacttgtaacatccgacaatttgaaatagctatggaaaagcttgaaattggaaatagtcatttttggaaaaaaattcaaaatctggaaaattggtttaAGTGtagaaatcagtgagttttggccaactttaagaagttataactcctagcttaggatgagttaggagtagttacAGTTATGATTGcaaagcttgtggaatgatctttccaacgccaccgagtttgctcgattccgagttcgtatgaacGAGTTATGCCCTTCGAAAGTTGGGCAGTGGGCAGGGAATCCGttcggaaattttaagggcattttggtcttttccctagctatttcttttgaggttatattattgtgttaggctgatttttggatcattttgtcccattttaaaaagagtgagagctagggcttgtaagtgaagaggagaagaagagaagaaagaggagatcaattAAGATTTCGTCAAGATCGctgtggatatcgtcgggggtgatccctatcaaggtatgtgagttctcagtgttgggttgatcctttcccccacacaccaaaatcattttattattgagaaaagattggatatgttgttgaagttgtttggttgtgttgttaatgttgttgattgtgttgttgaagtcccttgttgatttgggcatgtttccggttgtgttgtgggttgaaatctattgtatgttgaggatTTATGATTGTAAATGTTTGGAGTTGGAAACCTTGAATTTAAGGAGGTTTAgtgttggaaaaatgaaggagaagagtcggattttttgggggaaaaggctggggcgtcgcgccaacCAGCGCGCCCCAACAGGGGTTCTGATGTTTTACCCCTGGCGTGGCATgtctctcagagcgccagcaggtcccttctgagcttcaagggctggcgctccgcgcctctcagagcgccaaggcgccaagttcccccattcttttcacactttctcatgcatgttcctaggtattatacctatgtttcatagttgtttccgacactccaaagtacgtctaaacatcaagaatccctccataacatgtgatcaaacaccttgaattcataattccaattcaaggagatttagttccaagtcaagtgaagttaagagttgagcttagaagttaagaagtaagtcaaagcaagtcttcaaagttttcaagagtcatCATGGAacattttaacttcattctaaggctcaagttccaagttaagtatagagttccaagataagtatagagttccaagtagagtatagagtttcaagctaagtaaagagtctcaagtcaagtcaagagttttcagttaagtcaagagtttcgaGATAAGTCAAGAGTCAAAATTTGAGTCCATtctttctcaaaagctattagggaactaagtattcccatagaggtttgtaaatgttttacatttgagtaagaggggaaccatgtttttggaaagagcctttgggctaagatTTGAGTAACTatctcaattaaagaaagatgtgtttaaagacacttaggagccaaagtatttttgggagtagtattgagcaccgaattggggacacgagttcatatcaactgaactctccataagaaccatgcgccaacatgggacttgacgtatcattatttttagatgatcacgtaagattaagctagtggatccagtAAGCAatagtaaggtcctatatcacggcaaggtataggatggtccttgggcaacgtgaggtaaaacgttgtaccaccactagggctcatagtggtggttgtcggttaaagaatctcccactaaagttatattacttttatataaataaagttgagttgttattgctttaatcattaacgaactaagttgtttgcaatgttttaaaagctttatatatcgcatgtgtcttattgccttatatatatatattgagttcagttaagttatTCTTGAGTCGTACAgggccaaggtaagtgtttttcttgtattcctttcaagcttaagttgtggtttagctttccagcttgcatacttgtacattccatgtactgatgccagttggcctgcatcttatgacgatgcagatgtaggtacccaggatcagcatccagcacgccgttgatccagttgagcattccagagtcagtggtgagcctccttgctttccggaggactcagttatttgtgttcttaagttttgttttattaagatgttgcggggtctgtcctaacatccatctaagtattttagaggcttcatagacagtcagtcaatTAGTTTCGAGTCTCTCatctttgtatatatatgtaaatattctattttgagatccgagttgcctttgtggccagatttcataagttaagttgttttgtaaccttgcattgcattgagttattctgttgagttacgtttccgctgagttaagaaagtcaggccaagggttagcttggggccagcaatggtctccgggtgccggtcccgcccagggtgtaggctcggggcgtgacagtacTCCATCTCAATTTttcaacattgttactttgagtcatttgttgGTCTATATCACTAATAACTATATCAAATTACATCTGAAATGATCTATAGTGACAATTAATTAACGACAATAGATTAACTGttgaaaatatgtatttttagaggCAATAAACAATCTTTGTAACTGTCTCTAAAGCCAATAGCGACATTAGATCTAAGGATAATTAACTAATGTCGGTAAAAGCTTTATCACTATTTACTGCCACTAATAGATGTTTTTGTTGTAGATTTGTAGTGATCATCATCTTTATATTCCATGAATAAAAAATTTGGTTGGTAAGAgtaattattatatttgatataaatggtctaattttggtaaaaaataataatatcaattataaattttgtttaaatatgaaataaatgattggtagatataaaataatttatttttaacaaaatataaacttgttagttaatttttgtatattaaaaatatgaaatcgtGATACGAAATTTCCAAATCaagatttttggaaaatttgagatttcatcTCATTATTTAAAATCATGAGATAAAATTATATGTTCAAATGCTGATTTCAATTCATTATTTGATGAAATCACATGTTTAAACACCTACTTAAATAAAGCTCCGCTAATGAgccaattttaaaaattgagttaGGCCTTAAGTGtcatgtgatacaaatgaagtttcaaaagtcaatctttttttttttataaattctttttgatatttaagttatcaattattgtgatttataatatattttatgtattttatataatatctcTATCTctttatcccaatttatgtggcatagatgaaattttgagagttaacaaaatctttttatatattttcaaatattttgaagatattaattattatgatttataatattttttacataattttttaatatatataaagtgataaaagacaaattttttttaaaaagaaaactttAAATTGCCAAACTACCCCTGGCTACAAGCATGCATGTTGAAACTTGAGAagttattcaaaatttatttcttctatcctaatttatgtgacattaataaaattttagagtgtcgataattttttaatactatttttaaatatcAGTAATGAACaatcatattatcatttaaatttagCCTTAGTaatgaaatatgaaatattaaattttattcttcATGATCTCAAACACAATAACAAAGAAAGCctaaaataactacaaatgaATACTAAATAtgtctccaaaaaaaaaagaatactaAATATTATTGATGGGACGTGTGGGTCTTAGTAAGTGCTAACATCAACACTTTTATGCCTTTAAGGCATTGAAAAAAGCctcatattttaatatatttaccAATATGTACCAGTGGATTTATTGTAAAAAGGTACAAAAGAAGGGGCAAATAAAGCTTTGAAAAAGTACTGCATTATCAACAAAAGGACACAATAGGAATTAGAgggaaaaaaatcatgaaacgCACAATTCGCAAAGCAAATTGTATAAGCATTCACAACAAAGTATAAAGCAGAATTAGATAGTAACTTACCAAAGGGAGCTAGAacctaaataagccacaaaaacataaaagtgaccaaaataagccaCTACTGtagtaagtaactaaaataggcttagtggaagaaaaaattccactttatctaatattttaaacgttttccgttagtctcaaaacgtgtatattttaatatataacggaactatttcctacactttataaaatggaactatttcttacacttcataaagtgtaattttttcttacactttgtaaagtggaactttttcttacactttataaagtggaagaaaatcttacactttacaaagtggaagaaaaaattccacTTTACAAAGAGGATCACGTTTTTGCAGTGTTTGTCAtacaattatattgatttgacatatcataaaaacggataaaattattacactatgtatttttatttttttattctgaaaAATCCTCCAATCTCTATTTAAGGATCCGTTCAACTATTTGATAGCACCTACAACATCTTTTCTtctatatttgttcattttatgaAACGACATCACTAAATCAACTAGGTATGGAACTTCACAAATGTTGGGATAACCTGTTGTCTTGAAAATCATTTCCAATTATAAGTATTTCAGAGATAACTTGTTATGAAAGTGTTTATCATAGATTGAAGAAGTTCGTAGAATGACTATAAAAACAAAGAGAAGCAACAATGAAAAGAGTAGCATAGACTTAACAAGGTTTGTCACATAAAACATGGGTTGATATACCAATCAAACCAAGTATGAGTAGTGCTTTTGGATGGCAAACTTGGGGAAAAGCTCTATATGCGACGATCAATGACATAGGATTCACCTGATTAGACACACAAATCATACAACACGACTACttcttaaaacttaaaagtGATGGAAGTACActggaaaaataaatttttggagCAAAGATGTCGAACCGTGACTTCAATTGGCAACTGAGTATCAATGCAGTCGATATCCAGTCTCTTCAATCTGGCCTCCCAACAAGCCCTTACATATGCAGGTTCACCACAAATGCCCCTATTTCCAAACTTGGTAGCTATTAGTAATTTCTCTCTTATTCCTTTAATAGCTTACATGAAATCAGGTAGTTTAACATGAACATATTATATACCTGTAAAACTCAGGTTCCAAATGTAAAGCATAGATTTACGAGGATACAGATTCGAGTCTCTGGAAGATTTATCAGTTTGAGATACTCCAAGTTTTATGTAAATCAAGTATATAGAAGAACAGGATAAATGCTCTTCTTTATAGAGTGTTAAGCAGCCATGGTATCAGACGAAAAAGTACAACTTGAATTCGCATTAAGCATAAACAATTCTAACCTATATGATAACATTGAAAAATCGACAACTCTCAACAAGCAAGTGCAGGAAGAGCAACCTATATTGTAAATAACCAAAGGCTGTATATTACTAATATCTTTTTCTTGCTTTGATGACTAATTTCTAACATACAAGATTgcagaaaataatatattttacagACTCTAAGGTCAAAAAAATCTAAAACTGCTAATCTTGAACTCAAATCTAAAATCAAGAATCTAGAAAGGATATACTTGTTATTATTTAGATACAAAAAGTCCATACTTTCATTTAACTACCGCAGTGTCCCAGCTTAGCTTGCACGAACCTCAACTATTCCAAGTCATTCCAAGGGGTACCCACAACTCTATCCACCTAATTTTTGCCTTCACTACCATTTGAACCTGAAATCTCATGGTTCTCGACCCACATCATCGACCACTAGGCCACCCGTTTGGTAAAAAATCCATACATTTTTGTAGAGGATCATTAAATGGATTTCATTACActttaaaaaagataaagataTCTACTTTAACTCCAATTAAACCTGAAAATTCATAGaattaatcataaaattttatttttttctcagtGAACAATAAAATCACTACAGGATCAGACAGGTACACCAAAGTAAGCAAGAAGTACAACTAATTACTTGTTTTAAAAAAGGATCTTCACCTTACCAATGAGGATTTCATTAGTGAGAGGTCCATAGACATCAGAAGTATCGAGTAAGGTCATTCCAGTATCAATAGCGTGATGAAGTAGCTTGATCATTTCAAGCTCGGGATTGGGCGGGCCGTAGTTACCAGACATACTCATACAGCCAGCCCGATCCTGGAAACTTCTAGTCCTTGTGACCCTAGCTTTATCCTCCGTACATTTAACAGTGTCGTTTCTTCCATTTTCTCCGTCGGTCTGAGTTTTCTGAAATACCGAGCCTTTCTCCTGGGTTCAATACAGGATTATGGGGGAAGCAATATAAGGCTGCTGTGAATCAAGAATGTGCTTGTCAACAATGGAATTCAATGCTTGTTTTCGCTTAATTGAGCAACGaggatttgtttgaatttgacaACTGCAGCAAAAGCTCAGAGAGTCTATTGTAACGTACATGCTCATCCTCTTATATTGTAACACCAGTACCGATTGCTAAGTTTGTTTTGATTGATCAACTCTTTTTATCAGATGATCTTTTACTGTTGCCTTCTGTATCACTGTCAAAATCATTGTTTTGTTTCTGTTTTTCTAATTAGATGGTTGTTAATTTCTATAATCCCTTCATCTTACACCTTATATGTACACAAGTTGTTTTTCTGGTTGAATACAAAAAACACCTCCAGAGAATACTAAGTTGAATTGAAAGATGAGTATTCCTGTATGAAATCTAATTTGCATCTATGTTGTTCACGCTCTTCAAAAATGTGGTCACTTCCACATATtacatttttggaggatccgacatggGCGCAACAATTTTTTGGAGAGTTTGAGCATCATATGAAGCCAAATACATATCACTTGTTGTCAAACCCCTACTCAGCTTTCCAGGAGGACAATGGTGGCGCACGTCTCTGAATTTATCCATCAAAATAAGATTTACCAGTGTGAATTAGAAGACTCTAAATAAGTAGAACTGATTTATTTGCAGTAATTAGAACGACAATGTGATTAACAAAGGATAATGTGAAAGTTCAGGTAGCCAATTAATTAGTTGTCTCTCTGTATATATCATAAGTCATGTTATTTCATTAAATTATGCAACTATTGACTTTGAAAGCCAATGGGCATGCATATTATATTAACCTGACAATGTATTAGCTGtctaaaaattaatatgataaaCCCAATAATTATTCATTAAATAATACAACCATTGACTTTTTTGTAGGATTTAGATCCAGTCCTTTGGTTAAACCATAATTATTCATCCACTAATCTTCTTAGAGTATGACACAAACATTTCCTCATTGTTCTAAGTTAATTATGCTCATATTAATCTTTTCTTGTTAGCTTAATCCTACTTCAATTTTTATCAGGTATTTTTCAATAAACATTTTTCTAAATCTCCCTTTGAATTTTTATCCTTTCTTAAGTGGAATCTGTTTTTATATAAGTTATCAACAACTCTTTTTCTTGGATTGGATCAGAACTTGGAGATACAAAAAGGCAAAAGGACATCGATCAATCGACTACTCGTCACGCTAAAAAATTGTAagatatattgtattttaactttttattgctttccAAAATCTCAAAGTTCTTAAATTGATACAACACCTGAGTTATTAATCCATATTACCAATAAACTTCATGAAACACAATGGCACTTCAAATATTGTGAATATGGTTTTGATGTAGACATTTATGATATTTGTCTTGTATGAAACACTATGGCACTTCAAAACACTTGTGTTTTAATTTCTGATATGGTCTAGATAACAAAAAAATGGATATCAGatataataattagtttatgcTCTGTTGAACCAGTTAaagaagttttatttttgttttcctctttaaatttctattatttttttaaaaaaagtgatcAACAGCAGATGGCTGGTTATATGTCTTTATAGATACAAATTGGGGGTAGGGGAATTGAACCGTCATAAGGTGAAAGTTGTGATATCcaaccaactgagctactaaTCGTGCTATCCTTCCGTGCACACTTTTTTGATTAATCATTGGGAATGCATTAGTTGTTTCTCTGTACTAATAATTAATAGAGAAAaagctcaaatatgccatccaattttgaggaaaaaaaaccTCATTTAATAGTTGGGCTCAATCATGTCATTGCCTTACATAAATGACCCATTATGCCATTGATTTTTAACGGTCAGGATTTGTGGTTTTGCAACACTATTTTTTCCATATGGCCTCTTATTAGAGGTCCATGTCACCAAAATTAAACTGGTTgaaaaataagttcaaatatgccATTGAACTGTGACAAGATGTTCGTCTACGTTATTCATTAATAGTTGGATTCAACCATAATGTTTCTTGTCAATTGATCAATCTAAGGGTCTGGGGgataaataaaaagggaaatagGTTAGGGTGGGTCCGGTGTGATATTATGAGTCAggttttaatttcaaatttaattaaattaggtTGGTTTATTTTTGCATGCGGACCTCTAATAAGAAGccatatgaaaaaaataattttgcgAAATCATCAAACCTGGCCGTTAAAAAAGTAGCACGAATTGGTCTTTTCTATAACGACAATAGAATGGTTGAGCCCAATTATTAACAAATGGTATATATGAACcttttttcaaagtttgatggcatatttgaactttttttatcAGTTTAATTTTAGTGATGTGGACCTGTAATAAGAGGAAAGAACGGTTTTGCTAACCATCAAACCtgtaagttaaaaaataatggcacGAATGAACCCTTTCTGTAATGCAGTAGCATGATTGAGCTGGCCAACTATTAACGGGTGGCATAAACGAGCCTTTTCCCAAAGTTCGATAGCATATTTGAACTCTTTTACATTACTGTTAActcaaacacaattttaaagaatttttatgtgattttttaaaCTATTTGGGTTATTCCTATGTGTAATTTCAACTAAGATTCTTGCCTGCCTAAATTCTTGTCAATCCTTTTCTTTGACCTGCTCTTATCAGTCCGCCCTCCATCATTAGCATCACACATTGAtattagttttcttttgtctaaaaaaaatgactagtagttgagtgaccatatgaAAGTCAGTGAAATGTGATTTTCTGTGATAATATGCACGATTTGTTAGAtgaaaatgatacataaaatatactatcTTTCTCAAGCATCGACATATATAGCTACAAACACTAGGTATGAAAGACATGAATAAAAATGTTGTTAATGAACCTAATTCCAAGAGTTGGTGAACTAGCTTGCAGGAATTTTTCAAGAGAAGATGGCTGAAAATGAAATTGAGGAAATGTTAAATCACctaagaaggatcaagagtggAGGTAATCTGGATAGCGCCAAGATTGATGAAATTAAGAGACTTGATATGTCGCTAAGAGTTTTGAGAACCTTTATAAAGTATCATCATGCTCTTTTTTGTGATTCCTTTGTCAAACACAAAAAGAATGCCAAATTGACTATGGCAATGCTTCACCAGGTATTGGATGGGATTCCAGATGAATGTAAAACTAACCTTAATCTGGAAAGGCTAGAATTACATTTGTTGGAATTCGTGGAACGTGATaccattttaaataataattgtgaGTTGAATGATCTTGATCTGTCAGAATGTATGGATTGCCTCGAAAAGAATCTAAATGATGTACTGATACTCTACCTGGAAAGTGTTAGGTCTGACCCTCCTGCAGAAAACCATGAAATACACAGATTTTTAAAGGAACTGAAAGTTGTTCAAAAGAAACTGAGATTTTTGACATATTTATATGCCACAGAGATAAATGGTTACGTCAACCATGAGAAGCTGGAATGTTTGGATACTCGAATTCAGTTCATGGCTAACAATGTGGGACATTTTTGTCTTGCTATTTCTGATGGTGCAAATGATATTGATGACGTTAGGGATGAGGATGTGTATAATGATATCTTGAATACACCTCCTTATCTATTATTCTTGATTATGTTAGTGGAGCTGGAAATGAAGAAGATTTTTCTCAATGAACTAAAGGCTTCAAAGTTTACTCATTCAAGAACTTTCAAAGACAAGAAATTACCAAAAGGATTTTCTCGTCATCTCCACAAACTGTTGATGTATCTCAGAAAAGAAAAGCTCGAGAACTTTCCTGATGATGTCTCTGCTCAAAATATTGATGTGGCAATAGAGTTCTTGTTGGTTTTCCTTGATGCTGATTTGTCAAATCATGTTATTAATGGTAACTGGTTGAATGAGGTTATGGAAAAAGTTGGAGCTATAGCAGGTGATGTTCTATATGTGATCCAAAAGCTTCTTCCTAGCTCTAAATACAAAGATGATACTAGCAAAATAAGTCTTTGCTCGTTACAGATATTGGAGAAAACTAAAGATGTGAAGGCACAAGTGGAGACTTACTACAAATCCTTGAAATTCACTCCATCTCAGTTCTCCACCTTTTGTGGATTGAGCTTTCTGGATTCTCTTTCAAGGAAACTTAATGAGATGACAAAATCTAAATTTGGTCTAGATTTTCTGATGAAACCTCTTTTAGGTAATTTGGAGAAAGAGCTATCATCTCTTACATCCATTTTAGAGAAGGAGCTGTCATTCATTTTCAGAGATGTCGCAAAGGTGCACCATGAACATAAAATTCGTAAAGTTCTTCATAGACGTACCATCAGTTTGGCATATGAATCTGAGGTTGCCATTGACGCTATTCTTTCTCAGTATAATGcttttttgcatattttttgcTCACTTCCTTCAATCTTAAAAGAGATCAAGAAAATTAATGCGGAGGTGACTGAGATGTGGTCAGCAGACGTTGCTCTTAAGCCTTGCTATGTGGTAGCACCATTTAAACACTTGCCAACTCGACATAGCAATCCAGTGACTGATGAGGAGATAGTGGGTTTTGGGAATGACACAGAAAAAATGATTCAGTATCTGATTAAAGGTACAAATGAGCTAGACATCGTCCCAATTGTAGGCATGGGGGGAAAAGGGAAAACG from Solanum stenotomum isolate F172 unplaced genomic scaffold, ASM1918654v1 scaffold29192, whole genome shotgun sequence includes the following:
- the LOC125851732 gene encoding putative late blight resistance protein homolog R1B-12 codes for the protein MAENEIEEMLNHLRRIKSGGNLDSAKIDEIKRLDMSLRVLRTFIKYHHALFCDSFVKHKKNAKLTMAMLHQVLDGIPDECKTNLNLERLELHLLEFVERDTILNNNCELNDLDLSECMDCLEKNLNDVLILYLESVRSDPPAENHEIHRFLKELKVVQKKLRFLTYLYATEINGYVNHEKLECLDTRIQFMANNVGHFCLAISDGANDIDDVRDEDVYNDILNTPPYLLFLIMLVELEMKKIFLNELKASKFTHSRTFKDKKLPKGFSRHLHKLLMYLRKEKLENFPDDVSAQNIDVAIEFLLVFLDADLSNHVINGNWLNEVMEKVGAIAGDVLYVIQKLLPSSKYKDDTSKISLCSLQILEKTKDVKAQVETYYKSLKFTPSQFSTFCGLSFLDSLSRKLNEMTKSKFGLDFLMKPLLGNLEKELSSLTSILEKELSFIFRDVAKVHHEHKIRKVLHRRTISLAYESEVAIDAILSQYNAFLHIFCSLPSILKEIKKINAEVTEMWSADVALKPCYVVAPFKHLPTRHSNPVTDEEIVGFGNDTEKMIQYLIKGTNELDIVPIVGMGGKGKTTIARKVYNSDNIVSHFDVRAWCIISQTYNRRTLLQEIFSQVSGSKDKGDKDDILAGELRKILMGKRYLIVLDDMWDCMAWDDLRFCFPDIGNRSRIVVTTRLEKV